A region of Planctomycetaceae bacterium DNA encodes the following proteins:
- a CDS encoding GTPase, translated as MPANLTPQYQKAEREFRRAQTPADQIDCLQRMLQLIPKHKGTERLQASLKTRLKEANQQLSAAINTRSTSQFRLPRQGAGRIVIVGPPNSGKSQLLRSMTRATPEVSPWPFTTREPSPGMLSCFGIQVQLVDTPPVCPGQLAPWLLNLVRTADGVLLLLDGSNDDAPEQTLAVVSEFEQRKTRLSTVSGFDEDSFAVLQIPAAVVMTRCDAPDATLRREIFSETADRNLPVLEFEANRPETLPPLTHTIFGLLDIIRVYTRRPGDAPDLADPVTIPIGGTVEDLALHLHEELFRRVTSARIRRRADDGSISSESLVVGRQHKLCDGDIVELH; from the coding sequence ATGCCTGCCAACCTGACTCCGCAATATCAAAAGGCCGAACGTGAATTCCGCCGCGCACAGACGCCTGCGGATCAAATCGATTGCCTTCAGCGAATGCTGCAGCTGATCCCGAAACACAAAGGAACAGAACGACTTCAGGCTAGCCTGAAAACGCGACTCAAGGAAGCGAACCAGCAACTGTCTGCGGCCATCAACACTCGTTCGACGTCGCAGTTCCGTTTGCCGCGTCAGGGCGCTGGTCGAATCGTTATTGTCGGACCGCCCAACAGTGGCAAGAGCCAGCTACTTCGATCCATGACCCGCGCGACGCCCGAGGTATCCCCGTGGCCGTTCACAACGCGCGAGCCATCTCCGGGGATGCTGTCCTGCTTTGGGATTCAGGTTCAGCTGGTCGATACTCCTCCGGTTTGTCCCGGACAACTTGCTCCCTGGCTCCTGAACCTGGTCCGTACCGCAGACGGCGTTTTGCTTTTGCTGGACGGATCGAATGATGACGCTCCGGAGCAAACGCTGGCTGTGGTTTCAGAATTCGAACAGCGTAAAACTCGACTTTCCACAGTCAGTGGTTTCGATGAAGACAGCTTCGCTGTTCTACAGATCCCCGCCGCTGTCGTCATGACTCGCTGTGATGCACCAGACGCAACTCTTCGCCGGGAAATATTTTCAGAGACGGCCGACCGAAATCTTCCGGTTCTGGAGTTCGAAGCGAATCGGCCAGAGACGCTTCCGCCGTTGACTCACACCATCTTTGGTCTGCTGGACATTATCCGTGTTTATACTCGCCGCCCGGGAGACGCTCCTGACCTGGCCGACCCGGTCACGATTCCGATTGGCGGTACCGTCGAAGACCTGGCATTGCACCTCCACGAAGAGCTGTTTCGACGAGTGACCAGTGCAAGAATTCGTCGACGCGCCGATGACGGGAGCATCAGCAGCGAATCGCTGGTCGTTGGCAGACAACACAAACTTTGTGATGGCGATATCGTCGAACTCCACTAG